Proteins from one Silurus meridionalis isolate SWU-2019-XX chromosome 3, ASM1480568v1, whole genome shotgun sequence genomic window:
- the ccdc80 gene encoding coiled-coil domain-containing protein 80 isoform X2: protein MTAMWRVMFVYCLALAVLLSDGSTPDGKQAGLRQPSTSVSRQDKRSLSRPVRTKVNEKPGEMQKDEASTTQNRRVFSRTRGMQGGLESLQRDGRVPGARAALSRMPSSAGSPNLLATFAGKNRLLVISAPHESDGYYRLMMSLLKPDVYCELAERHVHQIVIFHQEGEMGGKVRRITKEGKVMEEPLDTALIPRLMNFLKLEKGKFGMVLLKKTLQVEERYPYPVRLEAMYEVIDQSPVRKMEKLRQKGFVQNCKEAGVEGQVIEGIPSTRTQVNPPIVRKPERKEENQVTTLSSTTTSVTTTRPTTTTTSTTTTRLPTTYPTTTARPTFRSTQATAIIQTTTKAHMSAKSNTQSKTKNDNGDQSKKKTIQPTTPSYFYTKAYTTQNGDNRTDRKDYTRKQPSILPRQHKPNKSKPPKKKDGDSGLSNAYIDKYNVGKPTDTYPVEKETDGVSLKKVKDKQNKTEKTNKKDKSDNPPKKKSKRKGKEDGGKSERKEKEEKIRNKMSKKIEKEKNYQKPTKKPLPSTKGALETFLEYFENRRRLILITAPSEENRMYVQQRDEYLEHVCEMAIRKVSIITIFGTLTNSTMKIDHYQLENDKPMKVLRQEDLVNQELITDLRKEFRMTYNDFYMVLTDMDMKWKQFYEVPIAMKAVFGYIDTFSSRIREMEHQKRDGVTCKKEDKQRSLENFLSRFRWRRRLLVISAPNDEEWAYQQQLYAMSSQACNLGLRHISVFLPLCEMLYYFSLHNSLTTLKWPVAFILSLV from the exons ATGACAGCCATGTGGAGGGTCATGTTTGTGTATTGCTTGGCATTGGCAGTGTTGCTGTCAGATGGTAGCACACCTGATGGTAAACAGGCTGGTCTGAGGCAGCCGTCAACCTCAGTatcaagacaagacaaaaggtCTCTCTCCCGGCCAGTTCGAACCAAAGTTAATGAGAAGCCAGGAGAAATGCAAAAAGATGAAGCCAGCACAACTCAAAACAGAAGGGTGTTCAGCCGGACAAGAGGCATGCAGGGTGGTTTAGAGAGCCTCCAGAGGGATGGCCGTGTGCCTGGAGCACGGGCTGCCCTGTCCCGCATGCCCAGCTCTGCTGGATCTCCCAATCTGCTGGCCACGTTTGCAGGAAAAAATCGCCTACTGGTCATCTCAGCCCCTCATGAGTCAGATGGCTATTACAGGCTCATGATGAGCCTGCTCAAACCAGATGTGTATTGTGAGCTGGCTGAACGTCATGTGCACCAGATTGTGATCTTTCACCAGGAGGGTGAGATGGGTGGGAAAGTCAGACGAATTACCAAAGAGGGCAAAGTCATGGAGGAGCCTCTGGATACAGCCCTCATTCCAAGGCTCATGAACTTCCTCAAGTTAGAAAAGGGTAAGTTTGGCATGGTGCTCTTGAAAAAGACACTGCAGGTGGAGGAACGTTACCCATACCCAGTTAGGCTGGAGGCCATGTATGAGGTAATAGACCAGTCGCCTGTACGAAAGATGGAGAAGTTGAGACAAAAGGGTTTTGTGCAGAACTGTAAGGAGGCAGGAGTGGAGGGTCAGGTAATCGAGGGCATTCCTAGCACTAGAACCCAGGTTAACCCCCCAATTGTGAGAAAaccagagagaaaagaggaaaatcaAGTTACTACCTTGTCATCTACTACTACTTCTGTTACTACTACAAGgcccaccactactaccacaaGTACAACCACCACCCGGCTTCCTACCACTTATCCTACAACAACCGCTCGCCCTACCTTTCGTTCTACACAGGCCACCGCTATCATCCAGACAACAACAAAAGCTCACATGTCCGCAAAATCAAACACCCAATCTAAGACCAAGAATGATAATGGGGATCAGTCTaagaaaaaaactattcaaCCCACCACTCCTTCTTACTTCTATACCAAAGCATACACTACCCAAAATGGAGACAATCGTACTGACAGAAAGGACTACACTCGTAAACAACCTAGTATTCTTCCAAGGCAGCACAAGCCAAACAAATCTAAGCCACCAAAGAAAAAGGATGGAGATAGTGGTCTGAGTAATGCATATATAGATAAGTATAATGTTGGCAAACCTACAGATACCTATCCTGTGGAAAAAGAGACTGATGGTGTTTCGCTAAAGAAAGTCAAAGACAAGCAAAACAAgacagagaaaacaaacaaaaaggataAATCAGACAATCCACCAAAGAAGAAGTCTaaaagaaaagggaaggaagatggaggaaaatcagagaggaaagaaaaggaagagaagatTAGGAATAAAATGAGCAAGaagattgaaaaagaaaaaaactaccaGAAACCTACGAAGAAACCACTACCTTCTACAAAGGGAGCTCTGGAAACCTTTTTGGAATATTTTGAAAACCGAAGGCGATTAATT CTCATAACTGCTCCATCAGAGGAGAACAGAATGTATGTGCAGCAGAGGGATGAATACCTAGAACATGTGTGTGAAATGGCTATCAGGAAGGTCTCTATTATCACCATCTTTGGCACTTTGACCAACAGTACCATGAAAATTGATCATTACCAGCTTG AAAATGACAAACCTATGAAAGTCCTGAGGCAGGAGGATCTCGTGAACCAGGAGCTAATCACAGATCTCAGGAAAGAGTTCAGAATGACCTACAATGATTTCTATATGGTGCTTACTGATATGGACATGAAATGGAAG CAATTTTATGAGGTTCCAATTGCCATGAAAGCTGTATTTGGCTACATCGACACATTCTCCTCTCGCATCAGAGAAATGGAGCACCAAAAACGAGATGGAGTGACGTGTAAAAAGGAAGACAAGCAACGGTCATTGGAGAACTTTCTCTCCAG ATTCCGCTGGAGACGCAGACTTCTTGTGATATCGGCTCCCAATGATGAAGAGTGGGCCTATCAGCAGCAACTCTATGCCATGTCCAGCCAGGCATGCAACCTGG